The genome window TACTAGCTTCAGGAATTAATGATTTGAATTGAAGAATTGCAATATTTGCCTTTCCATCAAGATTTTCTTTAATAAATTTAACAGCTTCAACACCAACACTTTTTCCGAGATAATAATTGTCAGAAGTAAAACCACCAACAATATAAGGAGCATTACTCAGATCCATATTTGTCACAGAGATTAAAACTCCTGCATCATTTGCCTGCTTAAGGACAGTAACTGATGATTCTGAGTTTAAGGGAGCTACAGCAATACCAGCAACATTCTGTGCAACATAAGTATTAATTAGCTCTGATTCTTTGGTTTGGTCATTCGCTGTATTACCAGTAAGTATTTTAACACCAGCATCTTTTGCAGCATCCTGATATCCAATAGAAAGAAGTCTCATAAACTGATCTTCCTGAAATACAATACCACCTACAACGATTTTCTTTTCTCCATCTTCAGCCTGACCATTTGAAAACACAGGCATTACACAGGCAGCTATTAGAAATAATCCTAATACTCCACGTAACATTTTGTTCATACATTTCTCCTTTTTTTTAGTATTTCTTTTTAATATGCAATAAGAGTGCCAAATTAGTAAAAAATCTCTATATATCTTCTGTGAAAGGATTTAATAAAAGAAATGAAATATTAGAAAGATCACACGAGAGAGGAGAATGAGTAAACCTCTACTCATTCTGGGAATTAGTGTACACATTACAGATAATTATAATTTATATTTTTCAATCTTATTGGAAAGAGTTTTTCTGTTTATATTTAGTTGATCCGCTGTTTTAGTCTTGCTAAATTGATTTGCAATGAGGGCTTCTTTGATTATTTTCTTTTCATAATATTCAATTATACTATCCATTTTCCCTTTTAAAGTTTCTTCAGACTGGACAGATGATATAAGGTCATCGTCCTCGCATTTATTTAGTGATTCTGTTTGAAAATTAAATTTAATTGTTTGAGAATCTTCTGTTAATAAAACAGCATTATCTACTACATTTCTTAATTCACGTATATTTCCAGGCCAGAGATGTGCCTTCAATTGAGCGAAAGAATTTTCATTAATAATTATATTTTTATTATATTTTAAATTAAACTTTTTAATAAAGTTTTCTACTAAAACTTCAATATCCTCGACCCTCTTTCTTAAAGGCAAAAGATTAAATGACATAACGTTTATTCTATAATACAGATCTTTTCTGAATTTCCCTTCATTAATCAGTGAAACTAAATCCTTATTAGTTGCTGTTATCAAACGAACGTTTACATTTATTTTTTTTGTTCCACCAACCCTTTCAAAACTGTTTGCCTCAAGTACACGCAATAATTTTGCTTGAACATCTAGAGACATATCCCCAATTTCATCTAAAAACAAAGTACCATTATTGGCAAGTTCAAATTTCCCTATCTTATCTGAAACAGCCCCTGTAAAGGCTCCTTTTTCATGTCCAAACAATTCACTCAATAATAGTGATTCTGATAGAGCAGCACTATTGATTCCAACAAAGTTTCCATTTTTTCTATTACTTGTAAAATGAGCATATCGTGCCATGACTTCTTTTCCTGTTCCACTTTCCCCAGTTAAAAGTATGGTAGTGGAACTGTTTTTTACTTTATCAATTGTTTGAAGGATATGAGTAGTCTCGGGGTTTCTAGTAATAAAATTATATGTATAAACATTTTCCAATAATTCAGTTTTCAGAAATTGATTGTCATTTCTAAGTTCTTTTAATTCACAGTTTTTTTTAATAACATCAAGAAGTTTGTTGCGGTCTATTGGTTTCAATAAATAATCTGAAGCGCCCCATTTCATTGACTCGATAGCTGTCTCAATGCAACCATATCCAGTAATCATCAGGATTGACATTTGTGGTACTATTTTTTTAAATTCTTTTAATAAATCGATTCCAGATTTTTTATCTTTAAGATTAATATCCATAATAGCAATATCAATAGTCTCATTTGTAACAATGTCACTAGCATCAAGGGCATTTCCCGTAGTAAATACTTTATAATTTTCATTAGTGAGCATGACTTGTAAACCCTTCCGAATCCCTTCCTCATCATCAATAATCAGTATATTTTTTTTATTTATTTTAACTTTCATTTACATTATTCCTTAAAATCAGCAGGAAGAATAACAAGAAATGTACTTCCCTGTCCCGGTTTACTTGAGACTTCAATTGTCCCATTATATTTATTAACAATCCCATATACTACAGACAACCCAAGGCCAGTGCCACTTCCTTCGTGATCTGTAGTAAAAAATGGATTGAAAATTTTATTGAGGAGCTGTTCTTCCATTCCACAGCCCGTATCAATAATTTCTATATATATATTTTCATTTTCTGATTTATATCCTGTATGGATTGTGATATGCCCTTTTTTACCTATAGAGCGTATTGAGTTTGAAAAAAGATTAATGAGTATCTGTTTGAGCTCATCTTTACTAATCTTAGAACCTAAACCAATCTTATTGACTTTCGAATGAAACCTAATATCTTTCTCTTTTGCTATAGAATACTGAATTAAAGAAATAGTTTGGTCAATGACAGTATTAACATCGCAATATTCATTTTCTACAGAGCGTGAAGAAGCAAAACTTAAAAGTTCATTTACAATAATTGCAATCCTTCTGGTTTCCTGTTCTATCCATTTTAATGATTCAAATTTAGAAGAATCAGTTTCCTTTGCCAGTTCGTTCTGAACATTTATCATAATAGTACTTAATGGATTATTAATTTCATGGGCAACTCCAGCTGAGAGCATACTGAGAGATGAAAGCTTTTCTGCCTGCATAATTTTTTCTTCAAACTGATGTTTACTAGTAATATCTTCAATTATTAAAATGCACTGATGTTCTGCGTCTATGTCAAACTTATTTATAACAAGAGGATATATTTTAACATCTAAAATAAGACTGGAACCGACACGTTTGACGCAAGTGAAAGAATCCTTTCTCTTTGACAAAACTAAATTAACATTCAATATTATCTGTTCATCAATAAAATTCACTTCTTGAATGTCCCCATTTGATAAAGCCATAAAGTTCTGAAAGAAGTCATTTACCTTCACTACTTTTAAATTACTATCAATAATAGCAATTCCTGCACGAATTGAATGGATAATTGTTTCATTATAATCTTTTAAAAATTCAATTTCCTTAACATAGTCTTCCATAGCGATTTTCCCATTATAGAGATTATAGGCCATACTATTAAAACCTTCATATAACTGATTGATTTCACTTTTTGCATTGTATTCTATTGAAACAGGAAAATCATCTTCTCTTACTCTTTGCATATTTGCAATTACCCTTTTTATAGGTGTTGTGATGCTGGATGAGATTATAAAACTCAGAACAGCTGCGATTAAAATAGAAAGAAGAGAGACAAATAAAACAGTTCCATTTATATCCAGTGATCTTTTAATATATGGCAATTGAGAAAGAACAGTTATCAGAACAAAATCACTAATATCCCCATCTTTTATTAGCTGCCCACCTTTTCTAAATACAAGACTTTTTAATGTTTCATCCATATCTAGGCTTTCAAATTGTTTTGTAGCAGTCAGCAAATTAATATGTGGTAGCTTTTTTTCTATAATTTTTGAATCTATTGATCCATTATAATACTGTTCATTTGAATAATACAAAAGATCTGATTGGGTTTGATATACCAATTGTTGCGAAAACTCCGCATCAATTTTTTTAACTAAAAAGAAATCATATTCAAAACGATCTCTACCATAAATTCTAAGATTTCCAACAAAGTATAAACTTCCATTGACTTCTCTAATCTCAATATAAGGATATTCCTTTGTAATAAAAAAATTTGATAATTCTGGAAATGATAAATTTCTACCGAGGTTTAATAAAAATGATTTTTTATCGTTTCGAACATATAGGAAGTCCATCCCCGATGAGTCCAAAATTATAGAAAGCTCTTCCTGAGCCAACTTCAAATTCTGATCTAATAAATCTCTAATACTTTCATTATCCTTAATTCGGATAAGAAATCTCCACATTCCATGTTTCCATGAGTTAAAGCTATTGAAGAGCAAATCAGACTCAGATTGAAGATCCAGATTAAGGTCTTCTTGATTATAATTATTCACAAGTTTCGATATCACACTAACAGTGAATATGCCCTGAAATAGAATAACAAATAAAATAAGTAAAAGAGTCTTTGTAAATAATTTCATTCCCAATATATATACTTTTGTATGTTTGGATCATCTACATTTTCAGCTGTAAAAAATTCAAAACCTGAAAGAACCTTTTTAGGAATATCAACATTACTATAAAAATATTTGGAAGCCCACTCAATTGCTAGCTCAGCCATTTCGACTGGTTTCTGAGCTAGAACCAGATCTATTTGCCCATCTTTAATAGCTTTAATAAGGGATTCTGTTGCATCCCAGGATGCAATCCTAATTGTTCCTGTTAAACCTACATTTACAACTGCTTCATATGACCCCTGAGCACAGAATACATTGACTCCGAAAATACCCGAAATATCAGGATTTTCTTGCAATGCAGCTAAGGTCATTTCCCTGGCTAGTTCCTGATTATTTTGACAGTATTCAACAATCAATTCGATATTTGGATAATGAGACATCCCTGCTCTAAAACCTGACTCTCTAGCCATAACTGAAGAGGTATCACCAATTGTATTAATCACATAAATGATACCTTTTTCATCAAGCATTAGAGCCATTTCCTCTGCGATATTAAATCCTCCAAGAAAATTATCAGTTCCTATATGTGTAAGTGGAAATGAAAATTCACTTGGCACTGAGTAATCTCCATCACCAATAAAGGTATCTAATGTCATTATTTCTATTCCATTATTATGAATTTCTCTTAGAGATGAAATTATTGATTCTGTAAATGTTGGTGATATTATCAACAAATCATATTTATTCAGAGAAAGAGTTTTTTTTAAAATTGCGATTTGTTCTTCATCACTCCAAACTTGTGGGTATTCAGAGATTGTAATATTTACATTATATTTTTCTGCCGCGGTGCGAAGACCTCGTTCCATTGTTGTATAAAAAGAGTCATTTATACCCGGAACAAAAAGAATATTTGGTTTATTATCAGTCTTAACTTCTTCAATATCGCTCTGAGCTTTAGAATAAATAGAAGAAGAAAGAGTCAATGTCAGGATTAAAATTAGGAACTGTACCTTAGTCATGATGTTTATTATTATGCCATAAAATCCAATAATGTACATTTGAATTCTTTGGAGCTTAGATTTTTTTATTCGTGAAAAAATATAAAGCAGAGGGAATTATTAAGCTATGTAATAAGATATCCACCAGATCCGTACAGCGCTACTAAAAAGAACCATATTTTTTTGCTGAATTGACCAAGGCTCTCATATTAGCTTCGGGGGTATGCCTACCCATGGCACAACCACTTGATAAAAAGAGATCTTGTCCTCCTGTTAATTCTATGACCTCTTTGGCTTTCATTTCAACAGACTCAGGCGATCCAAAAACCAGTGGATCACTTGGATCAATATTACCAATTAAAATAGTACGTCCCGCTGCTATCTCACTGGTTCTTTCCATATCGACCTGCCAGTCTATTTCTAGGATTTTAGCTCCTGTGTTAACCATATCTTCAAGAATAGCATTGGTATTACAACTGATATGTAAACTCCAGGGAATCCCATAATCCTGAACCTGCTTACAAAGAGTGACTTAATGCTACCAGGTAAAGGTTCTATACATGTCTGGGCTTATCAGATTTGGACCTGCAAAGGCATCACAAATGGATGTTAAATGAGCCCCTGAATCTTTATGGGCTTTGGGAAAACGAAGGCTCACCTTTCGACACCAGTCCATTGCTTCCCAGAGAACATTGGGTTCTTCTGTAATCAATTCCATCATCAGATTCTATGTGCTTCTTAAAAAACCCAGAAGTGAAAAAGAGCCTGGATCGGACCGTCCCATAATAAAGATATGATCTCCAATAGCACTGACAAGTCTTTCTGTTGTCCCCAGCCATGACGGTAAACGACCATCTTTTAGTGGATTTGGTAATAGCATATCCTTTAGCTGCCTTAAATCAGTTATTAATGGATTGTGTTCATCAACTAATGCAGGCTCATTTGGATTATCAAAAATGACCTTAGCACCACAAACTTCTGCAAGGGATGCATCATAAATATCAATAACACAACCATCATATATCCATATTTATCCTGGCTGATTATATGACTCTCGACGATCTTTTTCCATTATGATTAATATCACCAATTTTAAAACCTACTGTCTATGCAGCAAACATAAATGTTTGAGAAACAACAGGAACTCAATCGGGTACTTCATGATTTAGTACGGCGAGACATCTCTCTAAACTTGTCATCTCTTTCATAAATCTTTCCAGCATTTTTAATACTTTAAAATCAGAATCCCCTTATGAGTCGTACTTCCTCCACCATTGCCTGAAAGTTCTCAGGAGGAACATAGTTGGCAATTTGATTTCCAGAACCAAAGGCTAGACCTTTTTTGCCAAGAAGGGGAACAACGATATCATGTACATATTTTCTAATATTTTCAGGACTTTCTCTGCAAATAACATCCATATCAAAGCCTCCAAAATTACCAATTTTATCTCCGTACTCATCGACCCAACGTGAAAATGGAGCTATAGCATCTTCATTGGAATGTTTGGCATCAATTCCAGTAATTTGTATAATGTCATCCATGACATCAAAAATACAGCCACAGCTATGTAATAAAAAGGGAATACCCCTTGACTGGACTAGAGATACTATATTTTTATATTGTGGAAGGATGTGCTCTTTAATTGTCTGAGGATTAAGAAGTGGTGCACTCTTAAATCCAAGATCGTCTCCAAATCTACCAATGGCAAGAATATCGCTATAAGATGAAAGGAATCTATCCCATATTGTGTATAGAGTTTCTCCAACTTTCATCCATAATGTGGCAAATAATTCAGGATCATCGATTTCAAGATAAGCAAGATTTGTAAAAGGAACAAAATCCTGAATTGATTCGAAAATCCCATTTCCTACTCCACCTACGATCTTCATTCCCTCGGGCAAAGTAGCCCTAATCGCTTTAAAATAAATATCAAAATGTTTAAAGTAGTCATCAACAATCTGATCCCAGGGATATTCTCTGAAATCGTTCATATTATTAATTATAGATCCGGCTTGTCCAGTTAATCCCTTACCTCCCTGAACGAGTTCAGTAAGGCAGCCTTCGAAGGAGTAACAGTCATATCCATGATCGATATGAAACTGAGCAATAAGACCAAACATTTCTTCAAGTTTCCCAGAATCCTGGCTATTATACATTTGACCCAGATCTCTGCTGAGGATACTAGCTATTACTTTTAAATTAATGTGGTGTTCGTATAGAGGGATGCCTTCTGTCTGCTCATTTCTAGCAGCCTGGACCAAGCGTGTATAATCTGGTTTAAAATCTTTAAGCATTCTGAATCCTCCAATAAATATTATATTGCTTTTCCATTCTTAATAATTAGAAATTTATTGCTTAATAATATCACTATATTGCTATTTTTATTATAAATTCAATTATAAACTGAAGGGAGTAAAGCTTCTTTTGTTTCCCACCAGGAGTAATCCATTCCTACATGATTTAAAAAAATAACGAGTCGATTAAGGTGACCTCAGCCTAAAATTAGACCACTTTATAAATTACTTTCAAATGACATTCATTTTAATCTTATCTGCGGCCATTTATTGTTACAATCATTCCACCAAACATGGATTATTTGCTCAGCATCTTTCAATGATCTAAAATAATTTGTATTTAAGCATTCATTTCAAAATATACCATTAAAGCTTTCAATATTTCTATTAACTGTTGGTGTCCCTGGCCTAGAGAATAAGATTTCAACATTATTATTAAAAGACCATTTATGAAGTTCTTTTCTTTTGACTTCAGGTCCAACGTCACACTTCAGATATTTCAAAAGAAACTCTCCTCTACAATTAAGTTCTAATAAATCAGCTAACTTACTTCCAGTAATTGAATGATCGATATAAATCAGGTGATTGCTTCTCTTCGAAAATGCTCTGTGTAAGCTTAAGTTTTTTTCTACCCATTTGAACTATAATGAGCCCAGATATTAAGACACAGGTTTAAGGTGGGTTTCTCCTTGTAACAATTATCTGGGAGGAATAAATTATTATTATGAAACGAAAGAGTTACGACAAGAAATTTAAGGTAAAGGTAGCACTTGAGGCTATCCGTGGTGAAAAGAGCTTACAGGAGTTAGCTCAGCTCTATGGTATTCATGCAAACCAGATCAGCCTATGGAAAAAGCATCTCTTGGATGGTGTTGAGGATATATTTGAACGGCCAAATAAAAAGAAGACAGATGTTTCTGAATCAGAATTGAAAGAGTCCGAACTCTATAAGAATATTGGTCAATTACAGGTAGAGAATCAATTTCTAAAAAAAAGTACAAGGAACTGTACGGGCACGATCCGGATTGATAGAACCGGATAATTTGAATCTTTCAATCAAGAAACAGTGCAAGTTGCTTGATATCTCTCGTTCAAGCTTCTATTACAAGCCTACAAATTCAAATGAGGCATGGGAACTGGATATGATTATTCTAATTATAGAGGAGTTAGGAAAAACCCCATTCTATGGGTATAGAAAGATCGCGGTCGCATTGAATGATAAAGGTTATAAGATTACTAGAAAACAGGTACGGCGTCTTATGAAGAGGATGGGTTTGAGTGCTATTTACCCAAAGAGGAACCTTTCTAAAGCCAGAAAGGAGCATAAGAAGTATCCCTATTTGCTGAAAGGAAAAAGAATACTGTTTCCAAACCAAGTTTGGGCTACAGATATGACTTATCTAAAAATAAACAATAACTTTGTGTATTTGGTAGCTGTTCTAGACCTATATAGCCGGAAGGTCTTATCCTGGAGAATTTCAAATACAATGGATGTGAGTTTTTGTGTCGATGCACTAGAAGAGGCTCTTATGCAGTATGGGATTCCTGCAATATTTAACACAGATCAAGGGAGCCAGTTTACTTCCGACGCATTTGTGGGTGTTCTAAAAGGGCATGGAATACAAATTAGCATGGATGGTAAAGGTCGTGCTCTGGATAATATTTACGTAGAACGATTGTGGAGGACTCTCAAGTATGAAGAAATTTACCTCCATAGTTATGACAGCATCATTGAACTGAGGACAGCTGTTAACAGATACTTCAACTTTTACAATAAGGAAAGATTTCATCAGTCCCTGGATTATGAAACACCGGACGAAATCTACTATAGAACATTTATGTCAGCTGGTATGAGAGCTGCTTAATAAAGGGAAGGAATACACCTTAAAACTATCTGTTGTTGTGTTGACGAAAGGGCTCACTATAGAACCTCCCTCATTTAAGTTTAATCTAAATTATAAATGTATCCAAATTTCGTGGGGGCAGTCTGATCCTGCCCCGAAAAAACGGAGTATCAGTTAAGCCACATTTCCCGTTTCATAATACTTACTTTCTTTCTCATCAGGAGTCAACCAATTATTTGCTGAGTGCTTCCTGATCCTGTTGTAGTAAATTTCAATATACCAATAAAGATCCTTATTCAATTCTTCCATCGTTCGGTATTTCCGGTGATAAATCAATCGTGTTTTCAGTGTATGAAAGAATGATTCTGCAACGGCATTGTCCCAACAATTTCCTTTTCGGCTCATACTTTGGACAGCATCCACTGACTCTAAAAGGGATCTGAATTGTTCTGATGCATACTGGATACCTCGATCGCTATGAACAAGCATTCCCTTTGGATTATTATTCCGATATAGATATTTTTTAAAGGCATTACAGGTAGAGTCCGCAGAGAGACTTTTGTTAAGATCCCAGCCAACAACTTTACGAGAATAAAGGTCTA of Oceanispirochaeta crateris contains these proteins:
- a CDS encoding substrate-binding domain-containing protein, producing the protein MNKMLRGVLGLFLIAACVMPVFSNGQAEDGEKKIVVGGIVFQEDQFMRLLSIGYQDAAKDAGVKILTGNTANDQTKESELINTYVAQNVAGIAVAPLNSESSVTVLKQANDAGVLISVTNMDLSNAPYIVGGFTSDNYYLGKSVGVEAVKFIKENLDGKANIAILQFKSLIPEASTARVNGFLDEVQKLGSDITIVSDQDAWLQDAAFSTAGDMLTANPDIDIFFGANDGGTLGAVLAVKNAGLTGKAFVFGIDTGDQQITMLKSSDNILQAVCGQDPYNMGYMAMEALINAINGEDYSATKGKTEIVPGAVLNAADPAGIAAFEADMASKLK
- a CDS encoding sigma-54-dependent transcriptional regulator, producing the protein MKVKINKKNILIIDDEEGIRKGLQVMLTNENYKVFTTGNALDASDIVTNETIDIAIMDINLKDKKSGIDLLKEFKKIVPQMSILMITGYGCIETAIESMKWGASDYLLKPIDRNKLLDVIKKNCELKELRNDNQFLKTELLENVYTYNFITRNPETTHILQTIDKVKNSSTTILLTGESGTGKEVMARYAHFTSNRKNGNFVGINSAALSESLLLSELFGHEKGAFTGAVSDKIGKFELANNGTLFLDEIGDMSLDVQAKLLRVLEANSFERVGGTKKINVNVRLITATNKDLVSLINEGKFRKDLYYRINVMSFNLLPLRKRVEDIEVLVENFIKKFNLKYNKNIIINENSFAQLKAHLWPGNIRELRNVVDNAVLLTEDSQTIKFNFQTESLNKCEDDDLISSVQSEETLKGKMDSIIEYYEKKIIKEALIANQFSKTKTADQLNINRKTLSNKIEKYKL
- a CDS encoding sensor histidine kinase, encoding MNNYNQEDLNLDLQSESDLLFNSFNSWKHGMWRFLIRIKDNESIRDLLDQNLKLAQEELSIILDSSGMDFLYVRNDKKSFLLNLGRNLSFPELSNFFITKEYPYIEIREVNGSLYFVGNLRIYGRDRFEYDFFLVKKIDAEFSQQLVYQTQSDLLYYSNEQYYNGSIDSKIIEKKLPHINLLTATKQFESLDMDETLKSLVFRKGGQLIKDGDISDFVLITVLSQLPYIKRSLDINGTVLFVSLLSILIAAVLSFIISSSITTPIKRVIANMQRVREDDFPVSIEYNAKSEINQLYEGFNSMAYNLYNGKIAMEDYVKEIEFLKDYNETIIHSIRAGIAIIDSNLKVVKVNDFFQNFMALSNGDIQEVNFIDEQIILNVNLVLSKRKDSFTCVKRVGSSLILDVKIYPLVINKFDIDAEHQCILIIEDITSKHQFEEKIMQAEKLSSLSMLSAGVAHEINNPLSTIMINVQNELAKETDSSKFESLKWIEQETRRIAIIVNELLSFASSRSVENEYCDVNTVIDQTISLIQYSIAKEKDIRFHSKVNKIGLGSKISKDELKQILINLFSNSIRSIGKKGHITIHTGYKSENENIYIEIIDTGCGMEEQLLNKIFNPFFTTDHEGSGTGLGLSVVYGIVNKYNGTIEVSSKPGQGSTFLVILPADFKE
- a CDS encoding substrate-binding domain-containing protein, with the translated sequence MTKVQFLILILTLTLSSSIYSKAQSDIEEVKTDNKPNILFVPGINDSFYTTMERGLRTAAEKYNVNITISEYPQVWSDEEQIAILKKTLSLNKYDLLIISPTFTESIISSLREIHNNGIEIMTLDTFIGDGDYSVPSEFSFPLTHIGTDNFLGGFNIAEEMALMLDEKGIIYVINTIGDTSSVMARESGFRAGMSHYPNIELIVEYCQNNQELAREMTLAALQENPDISGIFGVNVFCAQGSYEAVVNVGLTGTIRIASWDATESLIKAIKDGQIDLVLAQKPVEMAELAIEWASKYFYSNVDIPKKVLSGFEFFTAENVDDPNIQKYIYWE
- a CDS encoding uroporphyrinogen decarboxylase family protein, whose protein sequence is MLKDFKPDYTRLVQAARNEQTEGIPLYEHHINLKVIASILSRDLGQMYNSQDSGKLEEMFGLIAQFHIDHGYDCYSFEGCLTELVQGGKGLTGQAGSIINNMNDFREYPWDQIVDDYFKHFDIYFKAIRATLPEGMKIVGGVGNGIFESIQDFVPFTNLAYLEIDDPELFATLWMKVGETLYTIWDRFLSSYSDILAIGRFGDDLGFKSAPLLNPQTIKEHILPQYKNIVSLVQSRGIPFLLHSCGCIFDVMDDIIQITGIDAKHSNEDAIAPFSRWVDEYGDKIGNFGGFDMDVICRESPENIRKYVHDIVVPLLGKKGLAFGSGNQIANYVPPENFQAMVEEVRLIRGF
- a CDS encoding transposase family protein, translated to MKYLKCDVGPEVKRKELHKWSFNNNVEILFSRPGTPTVNRNIESFNGIF
- a CDS encoding transposase, encoding MKRKSYDKKFKVKVALEAIRGEKSLQELAQLYGIHANQISLWKKHLLDGVEDIFERPNKKKTDVSESELKESELYKNIGQLQVENQFLKKSTRNCTGTIRIDRTG
- a CDS encoding IS3 family transposase gives rise to the protein MLDISRSSFYYKPTNSNEAWELDMIILIIEELGKTPFYGYRKIAVALNDKGYKITRKQVRRLMKRMGLSAIYPKRNLSKARKEHKKYPYLLKGKRILFPNQVWATDMTYLKINNNFVYLVAVLDLYSRKVLSWRISNTMDVSFCVDALEEALMQYGIPAIFNTDQGSQFTSDAFVGVLKGHGIQISMDGKGRALDNIYVERLWRTLKYEEIYLHSYDSIIELRTAVNRYFNFYNKERFHQSLDYETPDEIYYRTFMSAGMRAA